From the Chryseobacterium fluminis genome, the window CTTTATTTGCTGTCACGCATTCTTCGAAAACTTATAAATTTGTCCAGCTTTTTTACTACCTATGATAAGGAGTTAAGTTAAAATTTAGGTAACGAAAAGATTAATTAACTGGAAATAGAATTAAATCGCAAAAAACGATATTTCACAACAAAATTTCTCAAGTGATGCAACTACCTCTAGAATTGGAAGACCAGTACGTGAAAAATGTCTTATATAATACTAATCTGGATGATCTTCCGGGTGAAGAATGGAAAATAATCGAGGATCTTGAAAACTATGCCATCTCTAATATGGGAAGGGTGAAAAGTCTGGAGCGGCTAACTCCAATGGCCAATGGGGGATATCGTAAGGATGGGGAGAGAATTATCAAATTGAGTTTTGTAAAATATTTTAACCGTTATCTCCAGCGCACTTTTTATCATGTGTTTTGTGGATTTTCCCTTGAAGGAAAGAAGTTTCGACGATCGGTTGCTCGCCTTGTTTATTATTATTTTATTGAGAAATTTAGCATGGATGATCAGCATATAGCCATTTCTTATCGTGATACTAATTCTCTTCATCTGAACTATAATAATTTGGAACTGCTTTCCATTAGTGAAATACACCTTAAAAAATTTCGTAAAAAAAGGGCCAGTCAAGCTAAGCAGGCGGTTAGCCAATATACCGTGTATGGTGAACATATTTCTAATTTTAAAAGTATTGTTGCTGCCAGTAAAGCTTCAGGAACCAGTCCGGGTGGTATATTCTCTGTGTTGAAGAAGATTAGTTTTACGGCAGGAGGTTTTCGGTGGTTTCCCGATGATTATATACCTCAGGAAAATGATTTTTTGACAACCAAAAAAAATAAAGCTTTAGGCAGTAAAGAAACTCTTAATGTTTCCTTATGGGAAAAATTAGGCAAACCTGATATTGACCAAAACCATCCGCCTGCCTGCGTCAATTTATCCCTTTTAAACCTTCCGGAAGAGCTATGGAAAGAAATACCGGATTTCGAAGGGCAGTATATCATCTCTAATAAAGGAAGGGTTAAACGCAGAAGTGGATGGGTGCATGTCACCAGGAGTAAAATCTTTGCAAGAGAAAAAATGATGCCTCTCAGAATGGTAAATTCTATAAGTAAAAATCCGCATCTAAGTGTAAATCTCAGAAAAAACGGCCGTAATGTTAATATGTCAATCTCCCGTTTAATGTATTATTGTTTTGTGCAGGAATTTGATCTTAATGACAGAAGTCTTGTCATCAAGAATTTAAACGAGCCAAAATGGGATATAGACCCTTTAAAGCTCTCGCTTATTACAATTTATTCTTTAACTCATCCAGAATTACCGGATGAATAAGTGGCTTTTAATGATTGTTTAGAAAAGGAAAATCTCCAGCTTGTAGCTGGAGATTAAAAACACAAATGATGAAAAAAAATATTACTAAATATTGAATATATAGTAATTAATCTGTGGTAAATATAATAAAAGGGAATGGTAAACTTCTCTTTTTTTTCAGGCGAATTAAATTTATTTCATTTAGTTTGTAAAACATTATGAAAAAGATGAAATTTAAGAAGTTTCGATTAAAAATATTCGTAATACAAGCTGAATGATTTATAATCTAGATTTTTCAAGATTTATGATTACTACAAATTAATTTTACAAAGATAATTATGCGGCCAAATTATACTAAGATATATTATGATTTGCTTCTAGAAAAGCAGCCTGAAAAATTAAAAGATAAAAAAATTAAATCCCTGATTTCTGATTTGACTACAGCTGAAAAGGTACTAAAATTTAATGAATTGATATTTGGTCCCCAGGGTGAAGACAGCATTAATAATCATAAGCTTAGAAGTTACAATAAAGAAACAATTATCAAAATACTGCAATACCAAAAGAAACACAATTTATCTAAAAGATTTACGGCAAAGATATATGGATTAAGTCGCACCACAATTCAAAAATGGCATAAAGATTTTGGATATGAAGTTGAATAAACATTAGTTGTAAAGTTCTCGGAGCAGTATTCCTTTAATGAGATGAAATTTATATATTTATTTATCATTAAAATAATTATTAACTTTTAAATATGCTTAAAAAAAATATTAATTATTTGCTGCAAAAAAACATTAGGAAATTAGTGTTACTAAACTAGAAAATACCCTCCCTTATACAAAAGCATTAAGCAAAGATCCAATAGAATTAGAAATTTACATTCTTTATTCTAATTAGAAAAGATGCTTTAAAAATATCATTTTTATATAGTAGCATACACAGAAAATAACTTCATCAGTTAGGCAGTGTTATCAATTTCTTTATTTGGCTTTTTCCTTATACCATATTTGATGAGGAATTCCATAATGCAAAGAAATTATATTTTCATTTTTATTTCCAACCTTACAATAGAATGATGCATAATTCTATTATATTAC encodes:
- a CDS encoding helix-turn-helix domain-containing protein, giving the protein MRPNYTKIYYDLLLEKQPEKLKDKKIKSLISDLTTAEKVLKFNELIFGPQGEDSINNHKLRSYNKETIIKILQYQKKHNLSKRFTAKIYGLSRTTIQKWHKDFGYEVE
- a CDS encoding NUMOD4 domain-containing protein, yielding MQLPLELEDQYVKNVLYNTNLDDLPGEEWKIIEDLENYAISNMGRVKSLERLTPMANGGYRKDGERIIKLSFVKYFNRYLQRTFYHVFCGFSLEGKKFRRSVARLVYYYFIEKFSMDDQHIAISYRDTNSLHLNYNNLELLSISEIHLKKFRKKRASQAKQAVSQYTVYGEHISNFKSIVAASKASGTSPGGIFSVLKKISFTAGGFRWFPDDYIPQENDFLTTKKNKALGSKETLNVSLWEKLGKPDIDQNHPPACVNLSLLNLPEELWKEIPDFEGQYIISNKGRVKRRSGWVHVTRSKIFAREKMMPLRMVNSISKNPHLSVNLRKNGRNVNMSISRLMYYCFVQEFDLNDRSLVIKNLNEPKWDIDPLKLSLITIYSLTHPELPDE